CGAAGATGATGTCCTCGGCGGGGAACCCGGCCTGCTGCGTGAGCAGGTCGTAGGCGCGGCCGCAGATCTCGACCTTGCGGTCGGCGGTGTCGGCCTGCCCGACCTCGTCGAACGCCATGACGACGACGCCGGCGCCGAAGTCGCGGACGCGGCGGGCCTGCTCCAGGAACGGCCCCTCGCCCTCCTTGAGGCTGATCGAGTTGACGACGCCCTTGCCCTGGACGGTCTTCAGCCCGGCCTCGATGACGCTCCACCGCGAGCTGTCCACCATGATCGGGATGCGGGCCGCCTCCGGCTCCGTCGCGACCAGGTTGAGGAACGTCGTGATCTCCCGCTCGCTCTCGAGCAGGTCGGCGTCCATGTTGACGTCGAGAAGGTTCGCGCCGCCGCGCACCTGGTCGAGCGCGACGTCCACGGCGGCCTGGTGGTCGCCCGCCTCGATGAGCTTGCGGAAGCGGGCCGAACCGGTCACGTTCGTCCGCTCGCCGATCATGACGAAGCCGGTGTCGGGGCCGATCTTGAACGGTTCGAGGCCGCTGAACCGGGGCGCGGCGGGCACCTCCGGGACGGCCCGGGGCGCGGTGCCGCGGACGGCCTCGGCGATCTTGGCGATGTGGTCGGGGCCCGTCCCGCAGCAGCCGCCGACCACGTTGACCAGGCTCTCCCCGGCGAACCCGCCGAGCAGCACGCCCATCTCGTCGGGCGTCTGGTCGTAGCCGCCGAACGCGTTCGGCAGGCCCGCGTTCGGGAAGGACGCGGTGTAGGTCGGGGCGATCCGGGCGAGTTCCTCGACGTGGGGGCGCATCTCCTCGGCGCCCAGCGAGCAGTTCAGCCCGACGACGAGGGGGTCGGCGTGCTCGACCGACCGCCAGAACGCCTCGACCGTCTGCCCGGACAGCGTCCGGCCGGACAGGTCGACGATCGTCACCGAGATCCACAGCGGCAGGTCGGGGGCGACCTCGCGAGCGGCGGCGATCGCGGCCTTCGCGTTCAGCGTGTCGAAGATCGTCTCGATCAGCAGCAGGTCGACGCCGCCCTCGGCGAGCCCCGCGATCTGCTGCGCGTAGGCCTCGCGGACCTGGTCGAACGTGACGGCCCGGTAGGACGGGTCCTCGACGCGGGGCGACAGCGACAGCGTCACGTTCAGCGGCCCGACCGAGCCCGCGACGAACCGTCCGCCCGCCTCGTCGGCGGCCTGCCGGGCGAGCCGCGCGCCCGCCACGTTCATCTCGTGGACGTGCGCCTCGAGCCCGTAGTCGGCCTGGCCGATGCTCGTCGCGGTGAAGGTGTTGGTGGTCGTGATGTCGGCGCCCGCCGCGAGGTACTGCCGGTGGACGTCCAGGATGACGTCCGGCCGGGTCAGGTTCAGCAGGTCGGGGTCGCCGGTGACGTCGCGCGCATGGCCGCCGAAGCGGTCGCCGCGATAGTCCTCGGGGGTGAGACCGGCCCCCTGCAGCATCGTGCCCCAGGCTCCGTCGAGGACGGCGATGCGCTCGTCGAGCAGCTTCCGCAGGGATTCGATCTTCACTGCCACCTCCCGCTGATTCGTGGGAGGCGCCCTTGTTCCGACCGGACGGTCCGAGGGTCCGGTGCGGCCGAGCGTGGCGGGCGTCCACCCGTTGCAGCGCCTCTCGGCCTGACATCGACAGTACCGCGCGACGGGCCGAAATGTCAGTCCGGCCCCGGACTTCCCGGGCGTCCCGGGAGTCGCCGCCGGGGGCATTCGATCTCGTCGCTCCGCGGATAGGCTTCCCGACGTGCACGGACATTTGTTGAGCGGGCTGGCGGCGCGGCGGCGCGACGACCACCCGCTGCGCGTGACCGAGAGCGACGTCGTCGAGTACACCGAGGCCGTCGCGACCATGGACCAGATGGTGCGCGACCGGCAGGACGACCGGATCGACGACACCCTGTGGCTGCTGTCGCATCCCCGCACCTACACGGTGGGCCGGCGGACGCCGCCGCACGAGCGTCCGGACCCGTCCCGCGGCATCCCGGTCGTGGAGACGCGGCGCGGCGGGAAGCTGACCTACCACTCGCCCGGGCAGGTCGTCGGGTATCCGGTGCTGAAGCTGGCGGAGCCGGCCGACGTGGTCGGGCTGATCCGCGACATCGAGCACATCCTGGTGGCGGTGCTCGGCGAGCTGGGGATCCCGGCCGAGCGGCGCGACACCCCGAAGGGCAGCCCGCTGCTGACCGGCGTCTGGACGGCCGAGGGCCGCAAGATCGTCTCGCTCGGGATGTACATCTCGCGGGGGGTCAGCGCGCACGGCTTCGCGATGGACGTCGACGCCGATCCGGAGCCGTGGACGTGGGCGGTGCCGTGCGGGATGCCGGACGTGGAGATGACGTCGGTGTGCCGCGAGCGGGAGCGGCGCGGCCTCTCCCCCGTCGCGCAGCCGGAGGTGCGGCGGCTGATCACCGACGCCTGGAAGCGCGAGACCTGAGCCCCCGGAGGGGCCCAGGTCCCGGCGCGTCCGTCCGGTGGCGGGTCAGGCCGCGCAGTTGCCCTGCGCGGGCTTACCGGCGAAGCGGTCGGTGAGGAAGTTGATCGCGTCCGGCCACGTCCACACCATGCCGGTGGCGTGCTCGGCGATCGTGTAGGTCTTCCAGGTCACGTTCGCGCCCTTCGCGCACCACGCCTTGTGCAGCGTGTCCGCCTGCTCGAACGGGATGATCTGGTCGTAGACGGCCTGCGTCTGCAGGACGGGGACGGTCGGCGCGGTCGAGCCCAGCCTGTTCTCGTCCAGCCGCGCCTGCCACTGCGGCGTCGCCAGGGGGTCGCTGGTGGTGAAGTCGCCGACCTTCTTGAACGCCGTCTCGCCGAAGGTGGCGATGCCGTCGACGCTGGCGATGCAGACGTCGGAGGCCGTCGCCATCAGTTCCTTCCCTGCGTCGTTGAGGAACGACTCCAGGTCCAGGCTCGGGTAGGCGGCGTCGTACCCGGCGGCGGACATGAACATGAACGCGGCGAACAGGTTGCCGTCCAGGTTCGCGGCGACGGCCCGCAGGTCCGCCGGGACGCCGCCCGCGACGACGCCCTTCAGGTCGAGTTCGGGCGCGTACGACGCGGCCAGCTCGGCGGCCCAGCCGGCGGTCGTCCCGCCCTGGGAGTAGCCCATCGCCGCGACGGGGTTGCCGTCCAGGCCGGTGCCCGGGAGGCGCTGCGCGGCCCGC
The nucleotide sequence above comes from Actinomadura algeriensis. Encoded proteins:
- the lipB gene encoding lipoyl(octanoyl) transferase LipB yields the protein MHGHLLSGLAARRRDDHPLRVTESDVVEYTEAVATMDQMVRDRQDDRIDDTLWLLSHPRTYTVGRRTPPHERPDPSRGIPVVETRRGGKLTYHSPGQVVGYPVLKLAEPADVVGLIRDIEHILVAVLGELGIPAERRDTPKGSPLLTGVWTAEGRKIVSLGMYISRGVSAHGFAMDVDADPEPWTWAVPCGMPDVEMTSVCRERERRGLSPVAQPEVRRLITDAWKRET
- a CDS encoding lipase family protein: MSSTVRRLLRTAVACGMGVALTATALQAPATAAPREFASPAEDPFYTPPQPLPAGSPGDIIRSRESVFTIDPFGRNPVEGVTSTQVLYRSEDVHGDPIAVSGTVLVPEEEWAGQGERPLVTYGVGTRGLGDDCAPSYTMTQGLDYEMFFIADALNKGWAVAVTDMQGLGTPGLHTYEVGKAQGMAALNMARAAQRLPGTGLDGNPVAAMGYSQGGTTAGWAAELAASYAPELDLKGVVAGGVPADLRAVAANLDGNLFAAFMFMSAAGYDAAYPSLDLESFLNDAGKELMATASDVCIASVDGIATFGETAFKKVGDFTTSDPLATPQWQARLDENRLGSTAPTVPVLQTQAVYDQIIPFEQADTLHKAWCAKGANVTWKTYTIAEHATGMVWTWPDAINFLTDRFAGKPAQGNCAA